TTACATATAGTTAAACTATgaggtttatttattattattattattttttttacaaaactattttttatttagtttatttttatattttcttttgaaaaacaaaaaacgaactatgtatatacagtactgtgcaaaagtcttaggccactagtattttcacagacaaaaaattgttttaagtcagttatttctatcttttgctctagtgtgtcagtagtaaatatcagtttacatttccaaacattatttttgccattaattgtaataatccagtgagatttttgtttgcacgaggagtctgacaacagccagtgttCACACAGAGATCTGTTCATCATCAGTCGGTGtgaaataacatgaagaaacagaacaaactgagacagactcagtccagaagaactgtgcctatgtctccaagacacttcaagaaacctgcactgtattaataagcagcaaattatgagtttGAGGGAAAACCCTTATTTAACAgcgaatatgtgttccctaatataaatacatatatttaactaCTGAGAGAACTACTGTAAAACCCAACCCCAGATAAAAAGAActattatgatttataataacaATTTACTTAAGTTTTCacataattatgaattatgaactgAACCGTTTTCTCTAAAGACTGATTATTAAATAGATATTTACAACATGCTAAAACTAATTGGATGTATtgacaaattcatatttttatgaagTTTATCATtgtgttttggactgatttttttcttctcttcgaTTTTTATATAGTAAATGTAAGAATAACTTCAATAGCCCTAATATTTCCATGTGAAAGCTGACGCAGCTtggctttacttgattctccatcgaTCCTTTTTTAGAAACATCAGTGGGTCTCAAATCTGATCATTAGGATCTTTTGAGGAGTGTTTCTATTtcttcatctctcaatcatcaatGGATTGCATCGTAttatatgttttgatcatttatatcttatcttactaagacatattattgaAGAAACCTCAAACCGCACGCTCTCTTGAGGACTGAGCTGTTTTGGGGATTGTTTATCAAAAGCCACAACTTTACCGGGAAGTTACTGCAGTTTAGCTCTTAGAAGAGACTTATCAAACTAAACATCCATCATCATCAAGTCAAATAATCATTAAATGACCTGCAGAAGATGGAGACCAAATAAACGTCAATATAAACATTTCATAAcaacattattactttttaaaacgtCATTAGTCCATAATAGATACGTCTTCGATTTAACAGATCATTAGAAATATTCTATAGCCTAAATATAAAAGTTGTGATCGTGAAGCGTGTGTATCATCAAAATCTATGTAACTTTGTTAATGAAAACCGATTATTTAACGTCTTTACGTGTGTTTGTATTTACCATCGCCGAACGCGACCGTTACTGGAACCGTTATGCGCGTTCACACATGGAGTATGTTTAAACCGCTTTAGGATGAGGCTCACGTGACCTCTAAGCTCCGGCTTCAGaagaaattttatttatatatattgattgataaataaacattatggAATATTTATTgggaaaaaacatgaaaatgattaGGCTTTGTGTTTTCTATTCATTTGGAAATTTACATTCCTTTATGAAACGCTTATTTTGACCATTTCGTTTTGGTCACCCTCTAAAAATTCCTTTAGAactcattttgtttaaaaaatattttgaaacatcatggaatattttttttaattattatttttattaatagtctTTGTGTTTTCTATTCGTTCGATAATTTCCATTCCTTTATGAAACTCTTATTTGCGTTCTCTTTGGAATGTAGTACTGTTTTAGGCCCTGCAGCTCACTGGTCACAAACAAACCTACAGATTAATTATCTAAATTCAACGTAGCGACAGCATTTGAATAGCATAATATTTACAGTTAATTATAtatgaccaaaaataaataactatttcaAATCAAGATCAAGCGGCGCGTGTCAGTGACGTCATTGCGCGTCGCTGAATGCGCGGTTGTGGCTACTAGCAAACGCTAACAACTCGTTGAAACAATAGTTGTTACAGAACAtctataactatttatttatttatttatttaatttcaagtatATTTGATCAGAGCAACAGGGATGTCTCTGGAGACCGTCCCGAAAGATCTGCGTCATCTGAGAGCGTGTCTGCTATGCTCTCTCGTCAAGGTAAACGAGACATTCATCAAAACAGATGCTTTCATCATTGAGAAATGTACATGTTTACATATTCAGAGCAGATGAGTGTAGCACAAGACAACACTGGCATAAACCTCTATAGATAGGCGTCCTCTGATGATGTTTTGAACATGTTATGAATATATTATGGTGAGGTGTGTGCCTGCTTCTTACAGtaatataatgtacattaaacattatattgTTAGATACTGTTAGTCATAGGCATTACAGTTACAACCCTTACTAGACTATATTTGATATGATTTCTCTATAATCTTCTTTGGTTTCAGACTATTGATCAGTTTGAGTACGACGGATGTGATAATTGTGAATCATACCTGCAGATGAAGGGCAATCGAGAGATGGTTTATGAATGCACAAGCTCTTCTTTCGATGGGTGCGTAAAAACATTTCTCAGAAATCA
The sequence above is drawn from the Carassius auratus strain Wakin chromosome 5, ASM336829v1, whole genome shotgun sequence genome and encodes:
- the LOC113068882 gene encoding transcription elongation factor SPT4-like; the protein is MSLETVPKDLRHLRACLLCSLVKTIDQFEYDGCDNCESYLQMKGNREMVYECTSSSFDGVIAMMSPEDSWVAKWQRTSNFKPGVYAVTVTGRLPPGVVRELKSRGVIYRSRDTAVKT